The proteins below are encoded in one region of Candidatus Rokuibacteriota bacterium:
- a CDS encoding thiamine pyrophosphate-binding protein, translated as MADLNGGHLVARTLKQAGVGHIFTLCGGHILPIYDGCITEGVEVVDVRHEQAAAHAGDAYARLTRNIGVAAVTAGPGVTDAVTGVANAYSARSPLLLIGGAAPLGLRGLGSLQEVEQVDLLKPITKGSWTVSETRQIPEVLTTAIRTALTGRPGPVFVEIPVDLLMTMVEDRFAPIPTGYVHRRPLAPDAESVQKLADLLSKAERPIVMAGSGVYWDDAAADLAAFAEAAGVPVFMNGAGRGSLPAGHPLGFSQARGFALGQADFVLVLGTPLDFRLGYGRPPSFAEHVKVVMVDCDPVELGRNRPLELGLASHIGLTLRGAKEALSKNVAGRFEAWRQAVKKKETESQERLMAERLSDSVPISHYRLGHELAAVVDAQTTVVGDGGDVVGCASKIVSLQRPGQWLDPGPFGCLGVGPSFAIAAKLLRPAERVLLIAGDGAFGLNGMEMETAVRFKLPMTVVIGNDGGWGQIRNPQLSFFGAERQVATSLPFTRFDQMVEALGGKGVQVTEPKQLRPALDRAMGSGEVFCINVVLDPGAYRRGGQVSMAI; from the coding sequence ATGGCGGATCTGAACGGCGGGCACTTGGTGGCGCGGACGCTCAAGCAGGCGGGCGTCGGCCACATCTTCACGCTCTGCGGCGGGCACATCCTGCCGATCTATGACGGCTGCATTACCGAGGGTGTCGAGGTGGTGGACGTGCGCCACGAGCAGGCGGCGGCGCACGCGGGCGACGCCTACGCGCGGCTGACGCGCAACATCGGCGTGGCCGCCGTGACGGCGGGGCCCGGCGTGACCGACGCGGTGACGGGAGTCGCCAACGCGTACTCGGCGCGGAGCCCTCTGCTCCTGATCGGCGGCGCGGCGCCGCTCGGGCTGCGCGGGCTCGGCTCGCTCCAGGAAGTCGAGCAGGTTGATCTCCTCAAGCCGATCACCAAGGGCTCGTGGACGGTCTCCGAGACCCGCCAGATACCGGAAGTCTTGACGACGGCCATCCGCACCGCGCTGACCGGCAGGCCGGGTCCGGTCTTCGTCGAGATCCCCGTGGATCTCCTGATGACCATGGTCGAGGATCGTTTTGCGCCCATCCCGACGGGGTATGTCCATCGCCGGCCGCTCGCGCCCGATGCGGAGTCGGTCCAGAAGCTCGCCGATCTCTTGTCGAAGGCCGAGCGGCCCATCGTCATGGCGGGGAGTGGTGTCTACTGGGATGACGCGGCGGCGGATCTCGCGGCTTTCGCGGAGGCCGCCGGCGTACCCGTCTTCATGAACGGCGCCGGACGCGGGTCCCTTCCCGCGGGACATCCGCTCGGCTTCTCACAGGCGCGCGGCTTCGCGCTGGGGCAGGCGGACTTCGTCCTCGTCCTCGGCACACCGCTCGATTTCCGTCTGGGCTATGGCCGGCCGCCGTCCTTCGCTGAACACGTCAAGGTGGTGATGGTGGACTGTGATCCTGTCGAGCTGGGGCGCAACCGGCCTCTCGAGCTTGGGCTCGCGTCTCACATCGGGCTCACGCTGCGAGGAGCGAAGGAGGCGCTTTCGAAGAACGTGGCAGGGCGCTTCGAGGCGTGGCGGCAGGCCGTCAAGAAGAAAGAGACTGAGAGCCAGGAGCGGCTCATGGCGGAGCGGCTCTCCGACAGCGTGCCCATCAGCCACTACCGCCTCGGCCACGAGCTGGCCGCCGTCGTCGATGCGCAGACCACGGTCGTCGGCGACGGGGGCGACGTGGTCGGCTGCGCGTCGAAGATCGTCTCGCTCCAGCGCCCGGGGCAGTGGCTCGACCCGGGGCCGTTCGGGTGCCTGGGTGTGGGGCCGTCCTTCGCCATCGCCGCCAAACTGCTGCGCCCGGCGGAGCGCGTGCTGCTGATCGCGGGCGACGGCGCGTTCGGGCTGAACGGCATGGAGATGGAGACGGCCGTGCGCTTCAAGCTGCCGATGACGGTGGTGATCGGCAACGACGGTGGCTGGGGGCAGATCCGCAACCCGCAGCTCTCCTTCTTCGGCGCCGAACGCCAGGTGGCGACCTCGCTGCCCTTCACGCGCTTCGACCAGATGGTGGAAGCGCTCGGCGGCAAGGGCGTGCAGGTGACCGAGCCGAAGCAGCTCCGCCCCGCGCTCGATCGCGCCATGGGCTCGGGCGAGGTCTTCTGCATCAACGTGGTGCTGGACCCCGGCGCCTACCGCCGCGGCGGCCAGGTCTCGATGGCCATCTGA
- a CDS encoding FAD-dependent oxidoreductase: MAAKPRECRAEVAGIRWPRPEVIEVDLRMVEPDALDFDAGQWISVPFGPKTVRAWTILSSPTRKRTITLAVDVAPGGMGSQWLRALKPGDPVEFKGPTGGFTFNRADPRRAVFVAEEIGIVPVRSILANLYETGYGRQTILIYWARDPSWLLYDAEFRSLARRYPGFTYVAAVRAAPAGWRGESGEAAAVVDRLVHSVDKLVVYVCGGGDTVNAVRDALVTKGMDRKSVKWEKFW, from the coding sequence TTGGCTGCCAAGCCACGGGAGTGCCGGGCGGAGGTTGCCGGCATCCGCTGGCCGCGCCCCGAAGTGATCGAAGTGGATCTCCGCATGGTCGAGCCGGACGCGCTCGACTTCGATGCGGGGCAGTGGATCTCAGTGCCCTTCGGCCCCAAGACCGTGCGCGCCTGGACTATCCTGTCGTCGCCCACGCGCAAGCGGACGATCACGCTGGCCGTGGACGTCGCGCCCGGGGGCATGGGGTCCCAGTGGCTGCGGGCGCTCAAGCCCGGCGATCCGGTGGAGTTCAAGGGGCCGACGGGAGGCTTCACCTTCAACCGCGCCGACCCGCGCCGCGCCGTCTTCGTCGCCGAGGAGATCGGCATCGTGCCGGTGCGGTCGATCCTTGCCAATCTCTACGAGACGGGCTACGGCCGCCAGACCATCCTGATTTACTGGGCGCGCGACCCCTCGTGGCTCCTCTACGACGCCGAGTTCCGCTCCCTCGCGCGGCGCTACCCCGGCTTCACTTACGTGGCGGCGGTGCGCGCGGCGCCCGCGGGCTGGCGCGGCGAGTCGGGCGAGGCCGCCGCCGTCGTGGACCGGCTCGTCCACAGCGTGGACAAGCTCGTGGTCTATGTCTGCGGCGGCGGCGACACGGTCAACGCCGTCCGCGACGCCCTCGTCACGAAAGGCATGGACCGCAAGAGCGTCAAGTGGGAGAAGTTCTGGTAG
- a CDS encoding LLM class flavin-dependent oxidoreductase — protein MPPIRFGAFLSLHPPQEQFAIARRVDALGFDSLWTGDHVSFHTPLYESLTLLASYAGITSRVKLGAGVYLLALRQPTVAAKITSTLDALSGGRLIFGVGVGGENPKEFEACGIPHKERGARVTEGIDVVRTLWRDSPASFTGRFTQFEGVSIDPKPVQRPAPPIWIGGRSDAALARAGRQGDGWISYVVQAERYKQSLAKIEAAAAMAGRSLEGFTKAHLTFITVGKDYESAERAWVERLSTRYAQDFAPLAKRYGIIGTPEQCAEQLQRFIEAGCSYFVLNAICAAAAEAEQIETYAAELFPKFRGR, from the coding sequence ATGCCGCCCATCCGCTTCGGCGCCTTTCTCTCGCTGCACCCGCCCCAGGAGCAGTTCGCCATCGCGCGCCGCGTGGACGCGCTCGGCTTCGATTCGCTGTGGACCGGGGATCACGTCTCCTTTCACACCCCGCTCTACGAGTCGCTGACGCTCCTGGCCTCGTACGCCGGCATCACGAGCCGGGTCAAGCTCGGCGCGGGCGTCTACTTGCTCGCGCTCCGCCAGCCGACGGTGGCAGCCAAGATCACCTCGACCCTCGACGCCCTGTCGGGGGGGCGCCTCATCTTCGGCGTCGGTGTCGGCGGGGAGAACCCGAAGGAGTTCGAGGCCTGCGGCATTCCCCACAAGGAACGCGGCGCGCGCGTCACGGAAGGCATCGACGTCGTGCGCACGCTCTGGCGCGACTCGCCGGCCAGCTTCACGGGGCGCTTCACCCAATTCGAGGGCGTGAGCATAGATCCCAAGCCCGTCCAGAGGCCCGCGCCGCCCATCTGGATCGGTGGCCGCTCGGACGCGGCGCTCGCCCGCGCGGGGCGGCAGGGCGACGGCTGGATCTCCTACGTCGTCCAGGCGGAGCGCTACAAGCAGAGCCTCGCCAAGATCGAGGCGGCCGCGGCGATGGCGGGCCGCTCGCTCGAGGGCTTCACGAAGGCGCACCTGACCTTCATCACCGTCGGCAAGGACTACGAGAGCGCCGAGCGGGCGTGGGTCGAGCGGCTCTCGACGCGCTACGCCCAGGACTTCGCGCCGCTGGCGAAGAGGTACGGCATCATCGGCACGCCGGAGCAGTGCGCGGAGCAGCTCCAGCGCTTCATCGAGGCCGGCTGCTCCTACTTCGTCCTCAACGCGATCTGCGCCGCCGCCGCCGAGGCCGAGCAGATCGAGACGTACGCCGCCGAACTCTTCCCGAAGTTCCGGGGGCGGTAG
- the rhaD gene encoding bifunctional rhamnulose-1-phosphate aldolase/short-chain dehydrogenase, whose translation MKSRWDDAAAKNLDALDLLVYASRLIGAETSLVVWGGGNTSIKRAERDYRGRDVRVLRVKGSGSDLKSIEKKHFPGVRMDDILALLERRDMGDQEMVDYLAHALQEPASPRPSIETLLHGFLPAEAVIHTHADAIVSLTNNDRAADVLREVYGGDVIALPYRRPGFLISREVAETFERHPKVKALLLEKHGTICWGATVKEAYLSTMELISRAEEAIAHRAKGRARFGGAAVAAASPEERRRVALAVAPALRGLLGRDRRGVMAFDDAPDVLEFACSKEAAPLSTIGPATPDHTIYTKRLPCFAPVDDPRDPAAVTAAIKASVERFVADYTSYFNAHNAGGAALTDAFPRVITVAGLGMFTTGKDRRTAGIVNDIYHHTISVLGAATSFGSYVSLTAKDAFDVEYWPLELYKLSQAPPEKELARRIALVTGGASGIGRAAALRLAAEGAHVVVTDLDAAGARKVADEVVAGSGAGRAIGVGMDVSNEASVISGFEEAVLAYGGLDIIVSNAGIAHSSPVDQMSLADWERSFAVNSTGHFLVAREGMRVLKAQGLGGAFVFVATKNVMSPGKDFAAYSAAKAAEAQLAKVLALEGGPHGIRSNIVNPDAVFRDSKLWSEDVRRERARAQGITVEQLEDFYRKRNILAAPILPEDVAEAVLFLASDRSAKTTGCTITVDGGVKDAFPR comes from the coding sequence ATGAAGTCGCGCTGGGATGACGCCGCGGCGAAAAATCTCGACGCCCTCGACCTCCTCGTCTACGCCTCGCGGCTGATCGGCGCCGAGACCTCGCTCGTCGTGTGGGGCGGGGGAAACACGTCGATCAAGCGCGCCGAGCGTGACTATCGGGGGCGGGACGTCCGCGTGCTGCGCGTCAAGGGCTCGGGATCGGACCTCAAGAGCATCGAGAAGAAGCACTTCCCCGGCGTGCGCATGGACGACATCCTGGCGCTCCTCGAGCGCCGAGACATGGGCGACCAGGAGATGGTGGACTACCTGGCGCACGCCCTCCAGGAGCCGGCGAGCCCGCGGCCGTCCATCGAGACGCTGCTGCACGGCTTCCTGCCCGCCGAGGCGGTCATCCACACCCATGCCGACGCCATCGTCTCGCTCACGAACAACGATCGCGCGGCCGATGTCTTGCGCGAGGTCTACGGCGGCGACGTCATCGCGCTCCCGTACCGGCGCCCGGGCTTCCTGATCTCGCGCGAGGTCGCCGAGACGTTCGAGCGCCATCCCAAGGTCAAGGCGCTCCTGCTCGAGAAGCACGGGACGATTTGCTGGGGCGCCACGGTCAAGGAAGCGTATCTCTCGACGATGGAGCTGATCAGCCGGGCCGAGGAGGCCATCGCGCACCGGGCGAAAGGGCGCGCGCGCTTCGGCGGCGCCGCCGTGGCCGCCGCATCGCCCGAGGAGAGGCGGCGCGTCGCGCTGGCCGTGGCTCCCGCGCTGCGGGGGCTCCTCGGCAGAGACCGCCGTGGTGTCATGGCCTTCGACGACGCCCCCGACGTCCTCGAGTTCGCGTGTTCGAAAGAGGCGGCGCCGCTCTCGACGATCGGCCCCGCGACCCCTGACCACACCATTTACACCAAGCGGCTGCCCTGCTTCGCCCCGGTGGACGATCCGCGGGATCCCGCGGCGGTGACCGCCGCCATCAAGGCGTCCGTGGAACGTTTCGTCGCCGACTACACGTCGTACTTCAACGCCCACAACGCGGGCGGCGCGGCGCTGACCGACGCCTTCCCGCGGGTGATCACGGTGGCGGGGCTGGGGATGTTCACCACCGGCAAGGATCGCCGCACCGCCGGCATCGTCAACGACATCTACCACCACACGATCTCCGTCCTGGGCGCGGCGACGTCCTTCGGTAGCTACGTCTCGCTGACCGCCAAAGACGCGTTCGATGTCGAGTACTGGCCGCTCGAGCTCTACAAGCTCAGCCAGGCGCCTCCCGAAAAGGAGCTGGCGCGGCGCATCGCGCTCGTCACCGGCGGAGCCTCGGGCATCGGCCGGGCCGCGGCGCTCCGCCTTGCCGCCGAGGGGGCGCACGTCGTCGTAACCGACCTCGACGCCGCCGGGGCGCGCAAAGTGGCCGACGAAGTCGTCGCGGGCTCGGGAGCGGGACGGGCGATCGGCGTGGGGATGGACGTTTCGAATGAAGCGTCGGTGATTTCGGGCTTCGAGGAAGCCGTGCTGGCCTACGGCGGCCTCGACATCATCGTCTCGAACGCGGGCATCGCGCATTCCTCCCCCGTGGACCAGATGAGCCTCGCGGACTGGGAGCGCTCCTTCGCCGTCAACTCGACGGGCCACTTCCTCGTGGCGCGCGAGGGGATGCGCGTCCTCAAGGCGCAGGGGCTGGGCGGCGCCTTCGTCTTCGTCGCCACCAAGAACGTCATGTCGCCGGGCAAGGACTTCGCCGCGTACTCTGCCGCCAAGGCCGCCGAGGCGCAGCTGGCCAAGGTGCTGGCGTTGGAAGGCGGACCGCACGGCATCCGTTCCAACATCGTCAACCCGGACGCCGTCTTCCGCGACTCCAAGCTCTGGTCGGAGGACGTCCGGCGCGAGCGCGCCCGCGCCCAGGGCATCACGGTCGAGCAGCTCGAGGACTTCTACCGCAAGCGCAACATCCTGGCCGCGCCCATCCTGCCCGAGGATGTGGCGGAGGCCGTGCTCTTCCTCGCCTCCGACCGCTCGGCCAAGACCACGGGCTGCACCATCACGGTGGACGGCGGGGTCAAGGACGCCTTCCCGAGGTAA
- a CDS encoding DMT family transporter, protein MPHTLAQRVLVPAAFIFLWSSAYIVVRLSLPDMSPIASLALRFTIATVVLLALARAVGQPPAVLGRRWPHFVVAGALMNGIYLATAYVTLQYLAAGTMGLLAALNPMLTALLGWIILGERMRLVQWLGLTLGVTGVVLVVGVAPVPGRSVAAALLAVGGIVCFAVGSIYFRRYCGGGALVPGNAVQMGSAAVLCAVLAATVESFHVAWTWRLIGSTLYLALAVSVGAMGLFGLMLRSRTAGVVSSNFYVIPGLTAVLAWVVLGETLTATAMLGFLVSSVGVWLAQRDVAS, encoded by the coding sequence ATGCCTCACACGCTGGCCCAGCGCGTCCTCGTGCCTGCCGCATTCATCTTCCTCTGGAGCTCGGCCTATATCGTCGTCAGGCTGAGCCTGCCCGACATGTCGCCCATCGCCTCGCTGGCGCTCCGTTTCACGATCGCGACGGTCGTGCTCCTGGCGCTGGCGCGGGCTGTGGGTCAGCCGCCGGCCGTGCTCGGCCGCCGCTGGCCCCACTTTGTTGTGGCGGGGGCGCTCATGAACGGCATCTATCTCGCCACCGCCTACGTCACCCTCCAGTATCTCGCCGCGGGCACCATGGGGCTCCTCGCGGCGCTCAACCCTATGCTGACGGCCCTGCTCGGCTGGATCATCCTGGGCGAACGCATGCGGCTCGTCCAGTGGCTTGGGCTGACGCTGGGCGTGACGGGTGTCGTCCTCGTCGTGGGGGTCGCGCCGGTGCCCGGCCGGAGCGTCGCCGCGGCGCTCCTGGCCGTCGGCGGCATCGTCTGCTTCGCCGTCGGCAGCATCTACTTCCGCCGCTACTGCGGCGGTGGCGCGCTCGTGCCGGGCAACGCGGTCCAGATGGGCTCAGCCGCCGTCCTCTGCGCTGTCCTCGCGGCGACGGTGGAGTCGTTCCACGTCGCGTGGACCTGGCGGCTCATCGGCAGCACCCTCTACCTCGCGCTGGCCGTTTCGGTTGGGGCCATGGGGCTTTTCGGGCTCATGCTGCGCTCGCGCACCGCGGGCGTAGTGTCGAGCAATTTCTACGTCATCCCGGGGCTCACGGCCGTCCTCGCCTGGGTGGTTCTCGGCGAGACATTGACGGCGACGGCCATGCTGGGATTCCTCGTCTCCTCCGTCGGCGTGTGGCTGGCTCAGCGGGACGTCGCGTCTTGA
- a CDS encoding diiron oxygenase: MSSTYRYQIPVEQTQWKFEGQNETILNWEYEDGHAKLLALYDKGKKQQWDAATRIDWSQDLDPENPMMLDDRAVPIWGSPVWERLTEKERVRVRHNLQAQTLSQFMHGEQGALIATAKIVQTVPGVDAKFYAATQVMDEARHVEAYARLLHEKFELAYPITHGLKTLLEQTISDRRWDMTYLGMQILIEGLALAAFQRIRDTAKNPLAAAVNAYVMQDEARHVAFGRLALRDYYPNLSDGERDEREEFVVEACYHMRDRFNQREVWETLGLPVEECVQATMQSDQMRQFRTRLFTRIVPTVKDIGLWGQRVQKAYADMGVLDFATIDAEALLDNDAKVAEEFDAGRR, encoded by the coding sequence ATGTCGAGCACCTATCGCTACCAGATCCCGGTCGAGCAGACGCAGTGGAAGTTCGAGGGGCAGAACGAGACCATCCTCAACTGGGAATACGAGGACGGGCACGCGAAACTCCTGGCCCTCTACGACAAGGGCAAGAAGCAGCAGTGGGACGCCGCCACGCGCATCGACTGGTCCCAGGACCTCGACCCCGAGAACCCGATGATGCTGGACGACCGGGCCGTGCCGATCTGGGGCTCGCCAGTCTGGGAGCGGCTCACCGAGAAGGAGCGGGTCCGCGTCCGCCATAACCTCCAGGCCCAGACGCTCTCGCAGTTCATGCACGGCGAGCAGGGCGCGCTCATCGCCACGGCCAAGATCGTCCAGACGGTGCCCGGCGTCGACGCCAAGTTCTACGCAGCGACCCAGGTCATGGACGAGGCGCGCCACGTCGAAGCCTACGCGCGCCTCCTCCACGAGAAGTTCGAGCTGGCGTACCCGATCACGCACGGTCTCAAGACCCTCCTCGAGCAGACGATCAGCGACCGCCGCTGGGACATGACCTACCTCGGCATGCAGATCCTGATCGAGGGCCTGGCGCTCGCGGCCTTCCAGCGCATCCGCGACACGGCGAAGAACCCCCTCGCGGCGGCCGTCAACGCCTACGTCATGCAGGACGAGGCCCGCCACGTCGCCTTCGGGCGCCTGGCGCTGCGCGACTACTACCCGAACCTCTCGGACGGGGAGCGCGACGAGCGCGAGGAGTTCGTGGTCGAGGCCTGCTACCACATGCGCGACCGCTTCAACCAGCGCGAGGTGTGGGAGACGCTCGGGCTTCCGGTGGAAGAGTGCGTCCAGGCGACCATGCAGTCCGACCAGATGCGCCAGTTCCGGACGCGCCTCTTCACCCGCATCGTGCCGACCGTGAAGGACATCGGCCTCTGGGGCCAGCGCGTCCAGAAGGCCTACGCCGACATGGGCGTGCTGGACTTCGCCACGATCGACGCGGAGGCGCTCCTCGACAACGACGCGAAGGTCGCCGAGGAGTTCGACGCCGGCCGGCGTTGA
- a CDS encoding SUMF1/EgtB/PvdO family nonheme iron enzyme — protein sequence MALGVALAFLPGAAAADGIMLIQAGAFWMGSDSDDPNEVPLHRVYVRDFWIDRHKVTNAEFVRFLNARGARSSEGEDYFDWDDADVRIHGPVRGGPGRGPAGPYAVDPGFENHPAVEVSWFGARDYCLWKGRRLPTEAEWEKAARGPDKRRYPWGDAAPTPARAIYGRAYNATAPVGATTPGGESPDRVQDMLGNVREWTASEYRPYPYVAGDGREAAGRFARRVVRGASHDDPLETLRVTFRRYHEHRGVARGHHFIGFRCATSEDLGEMAK from the coding sequence GTGGCGCTGGGCGTGGCGCTGGCCTTCCTGCCGGGCGCCGCCGCCGCCGACGGCATCATGCTCATCCAGGCCGGCGCCTTCTGGATGGGCAGCGACAGCGATGACCCGAACGAGGTGCCGCTCCACCGGGTGTACGTCCGGGACTTCTGGATCGATCGTCACAAAGTGACCAACGCCGAATTCGTCCGGTTCCTCAACGCCCGGGGCGCCAGGAGCTCCGAAGGCGAGGACTACTTCGACTGGGACGATGCGGACGTGCGAATCCACGGGCCGGTTCGCGGGGGGCCGGGGCGCGGACCGGCGGGCCCCTACGCGGTCGATCCGGGCTTCGAGAATCACCCGGCGGTGGAAGTGAGCTGGTTCGGCGCGCGGGACTACTGCCTCTGGAAGGGCCGCCGCCTGCCGACGGAAGCGGAGTGGGAGAAGGCGGCGCGCGGCCCGGACAAGCGCCGCTACCCGTGGGGCGACGCGGCGCCGACGCCCGCTCGCGCGATCTACGGCCGCGCGTACAACGCCACGGCGCCCGTGGGCGCGACGACGCCCGGAGGCGAGAGCCCCGACCGCGTCCAGGACATGCTGGGCAACGTGAGAGAGTGGACGGCGAGCGAGTACCGCCCCTACCCGTACGTGGCGGGTGACGGGCGCGAGGCCGCCGGGCGCTTCGCCCGCCGCGTGGTGCGCGGAGCGAGCCACGACGATCCGCTCGAAACACTGCGCGTGACGTTCCGCCGCTACCACGAGCATCGCGGCGTCGCCCGCGGCCACCACTTCATCGGGTTCCGCTGTGCCACGTCGGAGGACTTGGGGGAAATGGCCAAATGA
- a CDS encoding long-chain fatty acid--CoA ligase, with the protein MKGLIMDYPLTLTQFFERARKIFHRKTMATRVPGLGLQRYTYRDYADRVCRLSAALAGLGLKKGDRVGTFAWNSHRHMEIYFAAPLMGMVLHTVNIRLSAQDLTYIINHAEDQVLIVDASLWHLLEPIRKDLKSVKHVIVMKDSPTAEIPAGALDYEALVADANPIEAWPKLDETDAAGMCYTSGTTGHPKGVLYTHRGIYLHCFGSSTVDVLGICERDVILHIVPMFHANAWCVPFAGVMNGSTQIFGGPNPQPRDIIEIVHNERVTVVGAVPTVWIAIQAILEKEPQWDISSIRCIPIGGSAAPKSLIELFDKKYGAYMLHAWGMTEMSPLGTVCRPRSYTDSLPEEERYNIRAKQGAMVAGVDMRIVDEGGRLQPWDGKSVGEIQVRGPWITSGYYNNPAGAAQFTEDGWFRTGDVASIDSEGYVQITDRTKDLIKSGGEWISSVDMETAIMDHPKVLEAAVIAVPHERWQERPLACVVPKPEFKDKLTEKEILDHLTPRVAKWWLPDEVVFIDAVPKTSVGKFDKKVLRERFKNWKPKA; encoded by the coding sequence ATGAAGGGTCTGATCATGGACTACCCGCTGACGCTCACGCAGTTCTTCGAGCGGGCGCGCAAGATCTTCCACCGGAAGACGATGGCCACCCGCGTGCCAGGGCTCGGGCTCCAGCGCTACACCTACCGCGACTACGCGGACCGCGTCTGCCGGCTCTCGGCGGCGCTCGCGGGCCTCGGGCTCAAGAAGGGCGACCGGGTCGGGACGTTCGCGTGGAACTCGCACCGGCACATGGAGATCTACTTCGCCGCGCCCTTGATGGGCATGGTCCTGCACACCGTCAACATCCGTCTCTCGGCCCAGGACCTGACCTACATCATCAACCACGCCGAGGACCAGGTCCTGATCGTGGACGCGAGCCTCTGGCACCTCCTCGAGCCCATCCGCAAGGACCTCAAGAGCGTCAAGCACGTGATCGTCATGAAGGACTCGCCGACCGCCGAGATCCCCGCGGGCGCGCTCGACTACGAGGCGCTGGTGGCTGACGCGAACCCGATTGAGGCCTGGCCGAAGCTGGACGAGACCGACGCCGCGGGCATGTGCTACACGTCCGGCACGACCGGGCACCCCAAGGGCGTGCTCTACACCCACCGCGGGATCTATCTGCACTGCTTCGGCTCGTCCACGGTGGACGTGCTCGGCATCTGCGAGCGCGACGTCATCCTGCACATCGTGCCGATGTTCCACGCCAACGCCTGGTGCGTGCCCTTCGCCGGCGTCATGAACGGCTCCACGCAGATCTTCGGCGGCCCCAACCCCCAGCCGCGCGACATCATCGAGATCGTCCACAACGAGCGCGTCACCGTGGTCGGCGCCGTCCCCACGGTGTGGATCGCCATCCAGGCCATCCTCGAGAAAGAGCCGCAGTGGGACATCTCGTCCATCCGCTGCATCCCCATCGGCGGCTCAGCGGCGCCCAAGAGCCTCATCGAGCTGTTCGACAAGAAGTACGGCGCCTACATGCTCCACGCCTGGGGCATGACCGAGATGTCGCCGCTCGGGACCGTGTGCCGCCCCCGCTCCTACACGGACAGCCTGCCCGAGGAGGAGCGCTACAACATCCGCGCCAAGCAGGGCGCGATGGTGGCGGGCGTGGACATGCGGATCGTCGACGAGGGCGGCAGACTCCAGCCATGGGACGGCAAGAGCGTGGGCGAGATCCAGGTGCGCGGGCCCTGGATCACCAGTGGCTACTACAACAACCCGGCCGGCGCCGCGCAGTTCACCGAAGACGGCTGGTTCCGCACCGGCGACGTGGCCAGCATCGACTCCGAGGGCTACGTCCAGATCACCGACCGGACCAAGGACCTGATCAAGTCGGGCGGCGAGTGGATCTCGAGCGTGGACATGGAGACCGCGATCATGGACCACCCGAAGGTCCTCGAGGCGGCCGTCATCGCGGTGCCCCACGAGCGCTGGCAGGAGCGGCCGCTCGCCTGCGTCGTGCCCAAGCCGGAGTTCAAGGACAAGCTGACCGAGAAGGAGATCCTCGACCACCTCACGCCGCGTGTCGCCAAGTGGTGGCTGCCCGACGAGGTCGTCTTCATCGACGCCGTGCCCAAGACCTCCGTCGGCAAGTTCGACAAGAAGGTCCTGCGCGAGCGCTTCAAGAACTGGAAGCCGAAGGCGTAG
- a CDS encoding BrnT family toxin, translating to MGFDWDPEKAASNLAKHGVSFEEASSVFGDPLATTVPDPDHSFDEERELTTGLSSQNRLVGVLHTNREEVIRIFGARLATPNERRTYESGQ from the coding sequence GTGGGGTTTGATTGGGATCCCGAGAAGGCAGCCTCAAACCTCGCAAAGCACGGGGTTTCGTTTGAAGAGGCCAGCTCAGTATTCGGGGACCCTCTGGCTACAACCGTGCCTGATCCGGACCATTCCTTCGATGAGGAGCGCGAGCTTACTACGGGGCTGTCGAGCCAAAATCGCCTAGTGGGAGTTTTGCATACGAATCGCGAAGAAGTGATCCGCATTTTCGGCGCGCGCCTAGCCACACCCAATGAGCGGAGGACATATGAGTCAGGGCAGTGA